One Solanum pennellii chromosome 10, SPENNV200 genomic region harbors:
- the LOC107002224 gene encoding serotonin N-acetyltransferase 1, chloroplastic isoform X1 → MQMQTLHLVSTSTVASSSSSSSSSFSLPTIVSLNCCRCQPSNQLPFPNSNLGFLKVKRQPKVSNLKASFWDSIRSGFGKNNIIQVIDTPSSEEEEEEPLPEEFVLVEKTQPDGTVEQIIFSSGGDVDVYDLQDLCDKVGWPRRPLSKLAAALKNSYIVATLHSRKFSSGEEGSGEKKLIGMARATSDHAFNATIWDVLVDPSYQGQGLGKVLIEKLIRTLLQRDIGNISLFADSKVVEFYRNLGFEPDPEGIKGMFWYPMY, encoded by the exons ATGCAAATGCAAACTCTCCACTTAGTATCCACTTCTACtgttgcttcttcttcttcttcttcttcttcttctttttccct ACCCACTATTGTTTCTCTTAATTGCTGCCGTTGTCAACCTTCAAATCAGTTGCCATTTCCCAATTCTAATTTGGGTTTTCTGAAAG TTAAGAGGCAACCAAAAGTTTCTAACTTGAAGGCTAGCTTTTGGGATTCCATCAGATCCGG GTTTGGCAAGAATAACATAATACAGGTTATAGACACACCATCcagtgaagaagaagaggaagaaccTTTGCCTGAGGAATTTGTTCTAGTTGAAAAGACTCAACCTGATGGAACAGTTGAACAGATTATATTCTCTTCTGGAGGAGATGTTGATGTGTATGATCTCCAAGATTTATGTGATAAG GTTGGTTGGCCTCGAAGACCACTGTCTAAGCTAGCTGCAGCTCTGAAAAATAGCTATATAGTTGCAACTTTGCATTCTAGGAAATTCTCATCAGGAGAAG AGGGGAGTGGAGAAAAGAAGCTGATAGGCATGGCTCGTGCAACTTCAGATCATGCATTCAATGCAACAATTTGGGATGTTCTTGTTGATCCTTCCTATCAG GGACAAGGACTTGGAAAAGTTCTTATCGAGAAACTGATACGAACCCTTCTCCAAAGGGACATTGGAAATATTTCACTGTTTGCAGATAGTAAAG TTGTGGAATTCTACAGGAATCTTGGTTTTGAACCTGACCCAGAGGGAATTAAGGGAATGTTTTGGTACCCCATGTATTAG
- the LOC107002224 gene encoding serotonin N-acetyltransferase 1, chloroplastic isoform X2: MQMQTLHLVSTSTVASSSSSSSSSFSLPTIVSLNCCRCQPSNQLPFPNSNLGFLKVKRQPKVSNLKASFWDSIRSGFGKNNIIQVIDTPSSEEEEEEPLPEEFVLVEKTQPDGTVEQIIFSSGGDVDVYDLQDLCDKVGWPRRPLSKLAAALKNSYIVATLHSRKFSSGEEGSGEKKLIGMARATSDHAFNATIWDVLVDPSYQEDKSGICLQVVAPGYFEKKGCVFVGG; this comes from the exons ATGCAAATGCAAACTCTCCACTTAGTATCCACTTCTACtgttgcttcttcttcttcttcttcttcttcttctttttccct ACCCACTATTGTTTCTCTTAATTGCTGCCGTTGTCAACCTTCAAATCAGTTGCCATTTCCCAATTCTAATTTGGGTTTTCTGAAAG TTAAGAGGCAACCAAAAGTTTCTAACTTGAAGGCTAGCTTTTGGGATTCCATCAGATCCGG GTTTGGCAAGAATAACATAATACAGGTTATAGACACACCATCcagtgaagaagaagaggaagaaccTTTGCCTGAGGAATTTGTTCTAGTTGAAAAGACTCAACCTGATGGAACAGTTGAACAGATTATATTCTCTTCTGGAGGAGATGTTGATGTGTATGATCTCCAAGATTTATGTGATAAG GTTGGTTGGCCTCGAAGACCACTGTCTAAGCTAGCTGCAGCTCTGAAAAATAGCTATATAGTTGCAACTTTGCATTCTAGGAAATTCTCATCAGGAGAAG AGGGGAGTGGAGAAAAGAAGCTGATAGGCATGGCTCGTGCAACTTCAGATCATGCATTCAATGCAACAATTTGGGATGTTCTTGTTGATCCTTCCTATCAG GAAGACAAGAGTGGCATTTGTTTGCAGGTGGTGGCGCCGGGGTATTTTGAGAAGAAAGGCTGTGTATTTGTTGGTGGCTGA